The proteins below are encoded in one region of Actinomycetota bacterium:
- a CDS encoding translation initiation factor IF-1, protein MQSPQEKNIQEGTILESLPSLTFKVKLSDDKEVLARLSGKMRIHHI, encoded by the coding sequence ATACAATCTCCTCAAGAAAAAAATATTCAAGAAGGCACTATATTAGAAAGCCTTCCAAGTCTTACTTTTAAGGTTAAATTATCCGATGACAAAGAAGTTTTAGCTCGTCTTTCAGGTAAAATGCGTATTCATCATATT